From the Mesotoga prima MesG1.Ag.4.2 genome, the window AATACCCGTAATCGACAAACAGGAGTATGCAGTCTCCACAACCTGGTTCTACCTGGACATAATGCCGAGCACGGGACGCGCAAGAATAACTACGACCCCGTCAGGCGCAACGATATATATTGACGGCAAGATGGTTGGCACAAGCCCGCTCAGCATGGATCTAGATGATGGAAACCACATTGTTACGGCTTATAAGAGTGGTTTCAGGAGCGAAACCAGACAGTTCTCAGTGATAAGCGGGAGAACCGTTGATGTTCAGCTAGACCTTAAGAAGTTCGTCAGCGAATATCAGCTCTCGATCGTCACGAACCCGAGTGATGCTGTTGTCTATATCGATGGAAGTCTGATAGGTCGGACACCTTTGAATGTAACTCTGGAAGAAGGGACCAAGAATCTCAGTGTTTCGAAGTCCGGTTATGTGACTTACACGGAAACACTGGTTCTAAACCGGAACATATCCAAATCAATTACATTGACCCCGATCGTCCAGAACTATCAGCTCTCAGTAATTACTAGTCCCTCCGGGGCAGATGTCTATGTAAACAATGCCTATATTGGTCGCACTCCTTTGAACGTAACTCTCGAAGCTGGAACGAAGAACCTCAGAATAGAGAGGTCTGGTTATGAGACTTATTCCGAAAGCTTTATGCTCGACCGTTCGATATCCAAGTCGATTACTCTGTCGCCTCTAGTGAGAGAGTACAGATTGAGCGTTACAAGTTCGCCTTCGAACGCTCTGGTGTACATCAATGGTAGCTATCAGGGGAGAACACCGCTGAACCTTAACTTGAGAGAAGGAACCTACACGGTTAGAGTTACTGCGAATGGATATGATGACTTCTCCACAAGCGTTTCGCTTGATAGAGATAGGCAGGTCAGCGCTACCCTGTACGCAAAGAAGGCAAGGTTAACCGTTGAGACAGAGCCAACCAATGCGTCCGTCTTTGTTGACAACGTTTATGTCGGCAGATCACCGCTCTCAATCGATGTGGATGCCGGAAGACATACTATAAGAGTAGAGAAATCAGGTTATATCACCGATAGTAAGGAAGTAAATCTTGCCGCTGGAACGAGTTCTTCAACGAAGATAATACTTGTTGAGGAAAGGCCAGTCGCAAGAATCACCATTTCTTCAGATCCTTCTAACGCAAGAATATTCATAAACGGGAGAGACTATGGCAGAACCAACAGAGTTGTAGAACTAGATCCCGGATACTACGAGGTAGTCCTGGTGCTAGACGGGTATCGCGTGTCGGTGACATACCGTTACTTTGGAAAGGGAGATCACAATCTCTCGTTCAATCTTTCAAGGATAGACTGACATTCGTTCGTTGCTTCGAAGATAACCGGGACTCAAGTCCCGGTTATCTTTTTCCTGTCGTTCTCTGAGAGAAGCTGCCAGTCTCCTGGTCGTAGCTCCTCAGATAGACAGTAAGATCCAATCCGCCTTCTATGCAGCTGGATTACTTTGTTTCCTGATGCAGAAACAAGTCGCTTTACCTCATGGTATCGGCCTTCCGTTAGAACGATCCTCATATGAAAGTGATCGATTTGCTCGACATGAGTCGGCTTCGAAAACTCATTGTTTCCAATGAAGAGCCCTTGTGAAATCATGGAAATCTCTTTCTTGGTTATCTCTTTGGCTGTTTCCACAAGGTATTCCTTTTCAACAAGCTTTCTGGGCGAAATCACTTCGTGAATGAACTTGCCGTCGTTAGAGAGTATCAAAAGTCCCGTTGCGTCCTTGTCCAACCTTCCTCCAGTTGACAGATCTGCCGAGAAGTTCGCGTCGATGAGTTCGAATACGCTTCTGCCTTCGCTTCTTTCTCTTGAGCAAACGTAACCTTCAGGCTTGTTAAGGGCAATATAAACATTCCAAAAAGCCTCTAGAGGTCTTCCGTCAACAATGACAGTGTCTGTTTCATCAACTACTTCAGAAGGATTGTTCGTGAGGACTCCGTTTAGACTCACTCCATTGCTTCTAATTATTCTCCTGCTTTCACTTCGGCTGAAGCGCCCAAATCTCGACACAAAGGCGTCTAGTCTCATACATAGATTGTACAACACCATTTCTTGGGATACAAGTCGTCAACTTCTCCGGGCTATTGGTCAGAATGGTATAATCTTCTCAAAAGAAAAAAAGAGAGGGTGGATCTTTATGAGAAAGGAGTGGCTTCTCCTAAAGCCCGATGATGAGGCCGTAAACAGATTGGTCGAATTCATGGGCATTGACGCTTTTTTGGCGAGATTACTGGTAACGCGTGGAATAGATAACGAAGTTGAAGCGATGA encodes:
- a CDS encoding PEGA domain-containing protein codes for the protein MKKIILVFLSLFLAISLFGIVSYDLQKVIIVPEEPQGGLEVSIWLDRDIGSLYYSGEEVKTYFKVNKDAYVAIYDITPNGEIQLIFPNGFDRNNFLKAGVTYTLPTENANTRYRLQLTSETGGGKEIFQIVASTMPLGFLDALMAKAEAGDIFPKASSKAEDFVVSKVIPVIDKQEYAVSTTWFYLDIMPSTGRARITTTPSGATIYIDGKMVGTSPLSMDLDDGNHIVTAYKSGFRSETRQFSVISGRTVDVQLDLKKFVSEYQLSIVTNPSDAVVYIDGSLIGRTPLNVTLEEGTKNLSVSKSGYVTYTETLVLNRNISKSITLTPIVQNYQLSVITSPSGADVYVNNAYIGRTPLNVTLEAGTKNLRIERSGYETYSESFMLDRSISKSITLSPLVREYRLSVTSSPSNALVYINGSYQGRTPLNLNLREGTYTVRVTANGYDDFSTSVSLDRDRQVSATLYAKKARLTVETEPTNASVFVDNVYVGRSPLSIDVDAGRHTIRVEKSGYITDSKEVNLAAGTSSSTKIILVEERPVARITISSDPSNARIFINGRDYGRTNRVVELDPGYYEVVLVLDGYRVSVTYRYFGKGDHNLSFNLSRID
- a CDS encoding pseudouridine synthase produces the protein MRLDAFVSRFGRFSRSESRRIIRSNGVSLNGVLTNNPSEVVDETDTVIVDGRPLEAFWNVYIALNKPEGYVCSRERSEGRSVFELIDANFSADLSTGGRLDKDATGLLILSNDGKFIHEVISPRKLVEKEYLVETAKEITKKEISMISQGLFIGNNEFSKPTHVEQIDHFHMRIVLTEGRYHEVKRLVSASGNKVIQLHRRRIGSYCLSEELRPGDWQLLSENDRKKITGT